From Acidimicrobiales bacterium, the proteins below share one genomic window:
- a CDS encoding peptidoglycan DD-metalloendopeptidase family protein — protein sequence MSTPLGVGEAAPPQAGPVVPALRGPAPVGKGMWIWAPPRQPGPSDTAVRTPADFSRALLATLGEPNTGANVQALDAWQAAEGGFVHLNPLNTTQAAPGSTTWNSVGVKSYPDWRTAIRASAQTLRNGQYRGILAALKTGRDAEAVARAVAASPWGTGDFSPYIGQRYVVATDGADVSAINAMVTRAQAAGLTYVVVLLGSSEGTFAQQSFLDAFLPSAHAANIRVYGADVPSLTNPQADIARALSETTYTTPDQDRIDGIVADLAPGPDGTLDASAAQTYGSGLRAAVGPDLPLIVAVPAHPGPASAAGAPSGPLPPVPALPSAAPASPYAQLVAPFDAVAVMDPSTGPGHADLDPALSALAPLGKPLIPVDQMPTASPPPAPGAPDPARDQVLGFIEAADAMKATSVAFWSWETASQSVFDALQAAPQFSLPPAPAPMSANQVRSWQALLTGLGFPAPASGQWDAPTTAAVKAYQQAATTAPTGTIDDATRNSMLTPFPPPIPADLLAGSLAVPGGVVGPGGAGLPLPRQYLKNGSVDQGVDYSAPGGTPLYAMGSGTIIQEGIGGFGPNAPVLQITSGPLTGKTVYYGHAGPDLVPVGAQVVQGQQISSVGYGIVGISTGPHLEMGFWPLGHMGAGQAMLDYINVVARSTGG from the coding sequence GTGTCAACCCCACTGGGCGTCGGTGAGGCAGCGCCGCCTCAGGCCGGACCCGTCGTCCCTGCCCTCAGGGGACCGGCACCGGTTGGCAAGGGCATGTGGATATGGGCGCCCCCGCGTCAGCCGGGACCGTCGGATACCGCCGTTCGTACGCCGGCGGACTTCTCGAGGGCGCTGCTGGCCACCCTCGGCGAGCCGAACACCGGCGCCAACGTGCAGGCCCTCGACGCGTGGCAAGCGGCGGAGGGGGGCTTCGTCCACCTGAACCCTCTCAACACGACGCAAGCCGCCCCGGGGTCGACGACGTGGAACTCCGTCGGGGTCAAGTCCTATCCGGACTGGAGGACAGCCATCAGGGCGAGCGCGCAGACCCTGAGGAACGGTCAGTACCGCGGGATCCTCGCCGCTCTGAAGACCGGACGCGACGCCGAGGCCGTGGCGCGCGCCGTCGCCGCGTCCCCGTGGGGCACGGGAGACTTCTCGCCCTACATCGGACAGCGCTACGTCGTCGCCACCGACGGGGCCGACGTCTCGGCCATCAATGCCATGGTGACCAGAGCCCAGGCCGCAGGACTGACCTACGTCGTGGTGCTCCTGGGGTCGAGCGAAGGCACCTTCGCCCAGCAGAGCTTCCTCGACGCTTTCCTGCCCTCCGCCCATGCCGCCAACATCCGGGTCTACGGCGCCGACGTGCCCAGCCTCACCAACCCGCAGGCAGACATCGCCCGGGCGCTCTCGGAGACCACCTACACGACCCCCGACCAGGACCGGATCGACGGCATCGTCGCGGACCTGGCGCCGGGGCCGGACGGCACTCTCGACGCGTCGGCAGCTCAGACGTACGGGAGCGGTCTGAGGGCCGCCGTGGGCCCCGACCTCCCCCTCATCGTCGCCGTTCCCGCCCATCCTGGTCCGGCGTCCGCCGCAGGGGCGCCCTCCGGGCCCCTGCCCCCCGTCCCGGCACTTCCGTCTGCGGCCCCGGCCTCTCCCTATGCCCAGCTGGTCGCACCCTTCGACGCCGTGGCCGTCATGGATCCCTCCACCGGACCGGGCCACGCCGACCTCGACCCGGCGCTGAGCGCCCTGGCCCCGCTGGGCAAGCCATTGATCCCGGTGGATCAGATGCCGACGGCCTCCCCACCACCTGCACCGGGAGCCCCGGATCCGGCGCGAGACCAGGTCCTCGGCTTCATCGAAGCGGCGGACGCCATGAAGGCCACCTCCGTCGCCTTCTGGAGCTGGGAGACGGCCAGTCAGTCGGTGTTCGACGCGCTCCAGGCCGCACCGCAGTTCAGCCTTCCGCCGGCCCCCGCACCCATGTCCGCCAATCAGGTGAGGAGCTGGCAGGCGCTGCTCACCGGCCTGGGGTTCCCCGCCCCCGCCTCCGGACAATGGGACGCCCCCACCACGGCGGCCGTGAAGGCGTACCAGCAGGCCGCGACCACTGCCCCGACCGGCACCATCGATGACGCGACGCGCAACAGCATGCTCACGCCCTTCCCCCCGCCCATCCCCGCCGACCTCCTCGCCGGCTCCCTCGCTGTCCCGGGAGGCGTGGTCGGACCCGGCGGCGCCGGACTGCCGCTGCCGCGTCAGTACCTGAAGAACGGGAGCGTCGACCAGGGGGTGGACTACTCGGCGCCGGGTGGCACGCCCCTGTACGCCATGGGCTCGGGCACCATCATCCAGGAGGGCATCGGCGGATTCGGGCCCAACGCCCCGGTGTTGCAGATCACCTCCGGCCCGCTGACGGGAAAGACCGTCTACTACGGCCACGCCGGGCCAGATCTCGTCCCGGTCGGCGCCCAGGTCGTCCAGGGCCAGCAGATCTCCAGCGTCGGCTACGGCATCGTCGGCATCTCGACGGGCCCCCACCTCGAGATGGGCTTCTGGCCCCTCGGCCACATGGGGGCGGGCCAGGCCATGCTCGACTACATCAACGTCGTCGCCCGGTCCACCGGTGGGTGA